One Micavibrio aeruginosavorus ARL-13 genomic window carries:
- a CDS encoding DEAD/DEAH box helicase has product MMMQNFHEMGLPDALVRALDYMKFETPTPIQAQAIPLALAGNDILGSAQTGTGKTGAFAIPIIAKLIEFPDSAALIMTPTRELAVQVADIVRKMLGSQPSMTLAVLIGGEPMDKQLRQLRTHPRIIIGTPGRINDHMLRGTVKFDNANFLVLDETDRMLDMGFGIQIEKIIRTMPKERQTMMFSATIPPYISKLSAQYLKNPQRVSIGEESTAAPKIKQELVHTNHSEKYNALVGQLDQREGSVIIFVKTKHGADRLARKLTQDDFRSEALHGDLRQNKRDRVIRSFRDKKYRILVATDVAARGLDIPHIEHVVNYDLPQCAEDYIHRIGRTGRAGAEGNAVCLLTSEDGGKWKAIHKLMNPPANGDKHESRDENGGRPSFGRKSGGFKQGGFKRDGFKRDGYRKEEGGRDGYKKEGFKPRRDFDDRPRQDRPRSERPFGDRPFNNDRPRDDRPRQDRPREDRPRRDYNDRPSFRDDRGGDRPFQKRDDDRGNRFNRDERPNTWKKDRPYSNDRSFDEQRPRRDFADRPQNNERGTRPFNDRPRDDRPREDRPRREFSDRPRQDGAPRRNDDSFGNRKPKLNADRDGNRPERGNRDADGNRRDFAKRDGDRPFGRRPGGNGGNGSGKPSGRPMGGQRPAEGGKVRTASSSGKRYYSA; this is encoded by the coding sequence ATGATGATGCAGAATTTCCATGAAATGGGTCTGCCAGACGCGCTCGTGCGCGCGCTGGACTATATGAAGTTTGAAACGCCGACGCCGATTCAGGCCCAGGCTATCCCCCTTGCCCTTGCTGGCAACGACATTCTGGGTTCCGCCCAGACAGGCACAGGTAAAACCGGTGCTTTCGCAATCCCAATCATTGCCAAACTGATCGAATTCCCGGATTCGGCCGCATTGATCATGACACCGACCCGCGAGCTGGCGGTTCAGGTTGCTGACATCGTGCGCAAAATGCTGGGCTCCCAACCGTCGATGACGCTGGCTGTTCTGATCGGTGGCGAACCGATGGACAAACAATTGCGCCAACTGCGCACCCATCCGCGCATTATTATCGGCACGCCGGGCCGTATCAACGACCACATGCTGCGTGGTACGGTTAAATTCGACAACGCCAACTTCCTGGTGCTGGACGAAACCGACCGTATGCTGGACATGGGTTTTGGTATCCAGATCGAAAAGATCATCCGGACCATGCCGAAAGAACGCCAGACGATGATGTTCTCGGCCACCATTCCGCCGTACATCAGCAAGCTGTCGGCCCAATACCTGAAAAACCCGCAGCGTGTATCGATTGGTGAAGAATCCACCGCCGCTCCGAAAATCAAACAGGAATTGGTCCACACCAACCACTCCGAAAAATACAACGCGCTGGTTGGCCAGCTGGATCAACGCGAAGGGTCCGTGATCATTTTCGTGAAAACGAAACACGGTGCCGACCGTTTGGCCCGCAAGCTGACCCAGGACGATTTCCGTTCCGAAGCATTGCACGGTGACTTGCGCCAGAACAAGCGCGACCGCGTAATACGCAGCTTCCGCGACAAGAAATACCGCATTCTGGTTGCCACCGACGTGGCCGCCCGTGGCCTGGATATTCCGCACATTGAACACGTCGTGAACTACGACCTGCCCCAATGCGCTGAAGATTACATCCACCGTATCGGCCGTACCGGTCGCGCCGGAGCCGAAGGCAATGCCGTGTGCCTGCTGACATCGGAAGATGGCGGTAAATGGAAAGCTATTCACAAGCTGATGAACCCGCCCGCCAATGGCGACAAACACGAATCCCGCGATGAAAATGGCGGTCGCCCGTCATTCGGTCGCAAATCCGGTGGCTTTAAACAAGGCGGATTCAAGCGTGATGGTTTCAAACGTGATGGATACAGAAAAGAAGAAGGTGGTCGTGATGGCTACAAAAAAGAAGGCTTCAAACCGCGTCGTGATTTTGACGACCGCCCACGGCAGGACCGCCCTCGGAGCGAACGGCCGTTCGGCGACCGCCCATTCAACAACGACCGTCCCCGTGATGACCGCCCGCGTCAAGATCGCCCGCGTGAAGATCGTCCGCGCCGCGATTATAACGACCGCCCGTCTTTCCGCGATGATCGCGGCGGCGATCGGCCGTTCCAAAAGCGTGACGACGACCGTGGGAACCGTTTCAATCGTGACGAGCGCCCCAACACATGGAAAAAAGACCGCCCGTACAGTAACGACCGGTCCTTCGATGAACAGCGCCCCCGCCGTGATTTTGCGGACCGCCCGCAAAACAACGAACGCGGAACCCGCCCGTTCAATGACCGTCCCCGCGACGATCGTCCCCGCGAAGACCGTCCACGTCGTGAATTCTCCGACCGACCGCGTCAAGATGGCGCGCCGCGTCGGAACGACGATTCCTTCGGCAACCGCAAACCAAAACTCAATGCCGACCGGGACGGAAACCGACCGGAACGCGGCAACCGCGACGCGGACGGCAATCGCCGGGATTTTGCCAAGCGTGATGGTGACCGCCCGTTCGGTCGCCGCCCGGGCGGCAATGGCGGAAACGGCAGCGGGAAGCCTTCGGGCCGACCGATGGGCGGCCAACGCCCGGCTGAGGGTGGAAAAGTGCGCACCGCCTCCAGCAGCGGAAAACGCTACTACTCTGCATAA
- a CDS encoding UDP-N-acetylmuramate--L-alanine ligase — protein sequence MTHKPLHYFFVGIGGSGMAPLADLVRGHGHRVSGSDRGFDQGKSPDKAKTLTDAGITLCPQDGSGVTSDVDVLVVSSAVEDTIPDVQAAKAQGVVIKKRAEVLAELFNAARGIGLAGTSGKTTTTGMTGFMLHEMGQGPTIFNGGIMPDFVGHPNSLMGNAVAGSGDLFAAEMDESDGSIALYQPAVAVLNNITLDHKPIAELEPLFHDFLTRARDGAVVNLDDTHAAAMAGVNPNTVTVGIDNDAAMIVARNVTPTAGGVAFDVHSDGAAYHCNMKVPGRHNVSNALAALGVARALGLDFANAVAALSKFSGIRRRMEVLGTENGVTVIDDFGHNPDKIAASLATLADHPGRVIVMFQPHGFGPMKMMRDGIVSAFAAGTRDGDVVIMPEIFYAGGTVNRNISSADLIGDMVGRGVDARFCNNRDDAGALMLSLAKPGDRLVIMGARDDTLTDFGCGLLKALRPAPKAANGVQP from the coding sequence GTGACCCATAAACCGCTTCATTATTTCTTTGTTGGGATCGGCGGCAGCGGCATGGCACCGCTGGCCGACCTTGTGCGTGGCCACGGGCATCGTGTATCCGGATCGGATCGCGGGTTTGACCAGGGGAAAAGTCCCGATAAGGCCAAAACCCTGACCGATGCAGGCATTACGTTGTGCCCGCAGGATGGGTCTGGCGTGACATCCGATGTGGATGTTCTGGTCGTGTCCAGTGCGGTGGAAGATACCATCCCGGATGTTCAGGCGGCCAAGGCGCAGGGCGTTGTGATTAAAAAACGGGCCGAGGTGCTGGCCGAATTGTTCAATGCCGCGCGCGGTATTGGATTGGCCGGGACCAGTGGCAAGACGACGACCACGGGCATGACCGGTTTTATGCTGCATGAAATGGGCCAGGGGCCGACCATTTTCAATGGCGGGATTATGCCGGATTTTGTCGGGCATCCGAACAGCCTGATGGGCAACGCCGTCGCCGGTTCGGGCGATTTGTTCGCCGCCGAAATGGATGAAAGCGACGGGTCTATTGCCCTGTATCAACCCGCTGTAGCCGTTTTGAATAACATCACACTGGATCATAAGCCTATCGCGGAATTAGAACCGTTGTTCCATGATTTCCTGACCCGTGCGCGGGATGGGGCTGTGGTCAATCTGGACGACACCCATGCCGCCGCGATGGCCGGGGTGAATCCAAATACGGTGACGGTGGGTATTGATAATGATGCCGCGATGATCGTGGCGCGCAATGTGACGCCAACCGCAGGGGGCGTGGCGTTTGATGTGCATTCCGATGGGGCCGCGTATCATTGCAATATGAAGGTTCCGGGCCGGCACAACGTGTCGAACGCGCTGGCGGCCCTGGGGGTCGCGCGGGCGTTGGGGCTGGATTTTGCCAATGCGGTTGCGGCCTTGTCGAAATTTTCCGGTATTCGCCGCCGGATGGAGGTGCTGGGCACCGAAAACGGCGTGACCGTAATTGATGATTTCGGTCACAATCCGGATAAGATTGCGGCGTCGCTGGCCACACTGGCCGATCATCCGGGGCGCGTGATTGTGATGTTCCAGCCGCACGGGTTTGGCCCGATGAAGATGATGCGCGACGGGATCGTCAGCGCCTTTGCCGCCGGAACGCGGGATGGCGATGTTGTGATTATGCCGGAGATTTTTTATGCCGGTGGCACGGTGAACCGGAATATTTCATCCGCTGACTTAATTGGCGATATGGTCGGGCGCGGTGTTGATGCACGGTTTTGCAACAACCGGGACGATGCCGGGGCGCTGATGCTGTCGCTGGCGAAACCGGGGGACCGTCTGGTCATTATGGGTGCGCGCGATGATACGCTGACCGATTTTGGCTGCGGGTTGCTTAAAGCGTTACGCCCGGCACCAAAGGCGGCAAACGGCGTACAGCCGTAA
- a CDS encoding C40 family peptidase — protein sequence MTNTYIVNTQATWIRTRPAHEPMIGRRDSQLLFGETVRGDNNLYQHWIAATSAQDGYEGWMSTNDVRTKSFLSEPTHIIATRMANLYPSPTFKIRPSLTLTFMAQVKPKSTELIIDGFVGVRFNDGLLWVPQNHIMAKADALANPADIVDTAKMFLGDPYLYGGRGHGGIDCSGLVQIALQRNGIACPRDADMQENVVGEAVPISLKNLRRGDIVYFPGHVGIMVNRTHMINATARFMQVVIEPVRDVKKACNDTITAVRRLPPLVPGVTL from the coding sequence ATGACCAATACCTACATCGTCAACACACAGGCCACATGGATCCGCACCCGCCCCGCCCACGAACCGATGATCGGGCGGCGGGACTCGCAGTTGTTGTTCGGCGAAACGGTACGCGGCGATAACAATTTGTATCAACATTGGATCGCAGCCACCTCCGCGCAGGACGGATACGAAGGCTGGATGTCCACCAACGACGTTCGCACAAAATCTTTCCTGTCGGAACCGACGCATATCATCGCGACACGGATGGCGAATTTATACCCCTCGCCCACGTTCAAAATTCGCCCCAGCCTGACCCTGACCTTCATGGCGCAGGTCAAACCGAAATCGACCGAATTGATTATCGACGGTTTTGTCGGTGTGCGGTTTAATGATGGCCTGTTGTGGGTGCCGCAAAATCACATCATGGCCAAGGCGGATGCACTGGCCAATCCGGCCGATATTGTCGACACGGCCAAAATGTTTTTGGGCGATCCCTATTTATATGGCGGACGCGGTCATGGCGGGATTGATTGTTCGGGGCTGGTGCAAATTGCCCTGCAACGCAATGGCATTGCCTGTCCCCGCGATGCGGATATGCAGGAAAACGTTGTGGGCGAAGCCGTGCCGATTTCCTTAAAAAATCTGCGTCGCGGCGATATTGTCTATTTCCCCGGCCATGTTGGCATCATGGTCAACCGCACACACATGATCAACGCCACCGCCCGCTTTATGCAGGTGGTCATCGAACCGGTCCGTGATGTGAAAAAAGCGTGTAACGATACGATTACGGCTGTACGCCGTTTGCCGCCTTTGGTGCCGGGCGTAACGCTTTAA
- the gcvT gene encoding glycine cleavage system aminomethyltransferase GcvT has product MKTTPLHAAHIALGAKMGEFAGYDMPLYYGEGVIKEHEWTRSHAGLFDVSHMGQMFVTGAGATAFWEHVTPSSFANIPGGRAKYSVLTNERGGTVDDLIVTRMGPEKFFAVVNAGCKDKDFPWLQSHLPSNAQMDIITDRALIALQGPESERVMRDVLGFDASLMPYMWMAEHNDLLISRLGYTGEDGFEISIPERNAEKVWNAFMAHDAVKPVGLAARDSLRLEMGYPLYGHELEEDISAVEAGLNWIIAKDHTDYIGAEVIRAHLANGTEHVRVGIRLTDKGVAREGAEIRNEVDEIIGTLSSGGYSPSTQASIGMGYIQAEYAETGHKIFVNVRGRNIAAEICALPFVSAKTKSMKKKEAA; this is encoded by the coding sequence ATGAAAACCACACCGCTGCACGCCGCCCACATTGCCCTGGGTGCGAAAATGGGCGAATTCGCCGGATATGATATGCCGCTTTACTACGGTGAAGGGGTGATCAAGGAACATGAATGGACGCGCAGCCATGCGGGCCTGTTCGATGTGTCGCATATGGGGCAGATGTTTGTGACCGGTGCGGGCGCAACCGCATTTTGGGAACATGTCACGCCGTCATCATTCGCCAATATTCCGGGTGGTCGCGCGAAATATTCCGTTCTGACCAACGAACGCGGCGGCACGGTGGATGATTTGATCGTCACGCGCATGGGGCCGGAAAAATTCTTCGCCGTCGTCAATGCCGGATGCAAGGACAAGGATTTCCCGTGGCTGCAATCGCACCTGCCATCCAATGCCCAGATGGACATTATCACGGACCGTGCCTTGATCGCGTTGCAGGGGCCGGAATCTGAGCGCGTTATGCGCGATGTGCTGGGCTTTGATGCATCGTTGATGCCGTATATGTGGATGGCGGAACATAACGATTTGTTGATCAGCCGTTTGGGCTATACCGGCGAAGATGGCTTTGAAATCAGCATCCCGGAACGCAATGCCGAAAAGGTGTGGAATGCGTTTATGGCGCACGACGCGGTGAAACCCGTTGGGCTGGCCGCGCGGGATTCCCTGCGTCTTGAAATGGGCTATCCGCTGTATGGGCATGAGTTGGAAGAAGATATCAGCGCCGTAGAAGCGGGCCTGAACTGGATCATCGCCAAGGATCATACCGACTATATCGGGGCCGAGGTCATTCGTGCCCATCTGGCCAACGGCACGGAACATGTGCGCGTAGGCATTCGCCTGACCGATAAGGGCGTCGCCCGCGAAGGCGCCGAAATTCGCAATGAGGTCGATGAAATCATTGGGACATTGAGCAGCGGCGGGTATTCCCCCAGCACGCAGGCCTCCATCGGCATGGGATATATCCAGGCCGAATATGCCGAAACCGGCCATAAAATTTTCGTCAATGTCCGTGGCCGCAATATTGCGGCAGAGATTTGCGCTCTGCCGTTCGTGTCCGCAAAAACCAAATCCATGAAAAAGAAGGAAGCAGCGTAA
- the gcvH gene encoding glycine cleavage system protein GcvH, which translates to MSTLKFTKDHEWLKIEGNDTAVLGITDYAQNALGDLVYVELPSIGKSVKKGEHFAVVESVKTAAEVYTPVTGEVVAVNDDLSTDPELIKKSLEEGWIAKIKMTNADEMAGLMDQAAYDAFVKTL; encoded by the coding sequence ATGAGCACTCTGAAATTTACCAAAGACCATGAATGGCTGAAAATCGAAGGCAATGACACGGCGGTGCTGGGCATTACCGATTACGCGCAAAACGCGCTCGGCGATCTGGTTTACGTTGAATTGCCGTCGATTGGCAAAAGCGTGAAGAAGGGCGAGCATTTCGCCGTTGTTGAATCCGTCAAAACCGCCGCCGAAGTGTACACGCCGGTGACGGGTGAAGTGGTTGCGGTGAATGATGATCTGTCGACCGATCCGGAATTGATCAAAAAGTCTTTGGAAGAAGGCTGGATCGCCAAAATCAAGATGACCAATGCCGATGAAATGGCTGGCCTGATGGATCAGGCGGCTTATGACGCGTTTGTAAAGACCCTTTAA
- a CDS encoding GIY-YIG nuclease family protein: protein MDPGPRRGDGGMMEKKFWVYMLASKEYGTLYIGVTSDLKKRIWEHKSKVAEGFTEKYDVQNLVWFEEHQNAESAITREKQMKEWKREWKLNRIKDMNPEWRDLYEDICK, encoded by the coding sequence ATGGACCCCGGCCCGCGCCGGGGTGACGGGGGGATGATGGAGAAGAAATTTTGGGTTTATATGCTGGCCAGTAAGGAATATGGGACGTTGTATATTGGCGTGACGTCCGATTTGAAAAAGCGCATATGGGAACACAAGAGTAAAGTTGCTGAAGGGTTTACAGAAAAATACGATGTTCAGAATCTTGTCTGGTTTGAAGAACATCAAAATGCCGAAAGCGCGATTACGCGCGAGAAGCAGATGAAAGAATGGAAACGTGAGTGGAAATTGAATCGTATCAAAGATATGAATCCTGAATGGAGAGATTTGTACGAGGATATTTGTAAGTAA
- the gcvPA gene encoding aminomethyl-transferring glycine dehydrogenase subunit GcvPA, translated as MRYLPQTQNARKAILDAIGVASVDDLFVDVPAKARMKGTIDLPPHMGELAVERALSAYANQNHAAGAGPFFLGAGCYYHHVPASVDYIIQRSEFLTAYTPYQPEIAQGTLTAIFEFQTFIAQLTGQDIANASMYDGATSCTEAALMAMRLTGRGRVIVGNDLHPHYWDVLKSGVRGCEQKTFKTIKDDEADVACIIVQCPDFLGQPVQYAEWRALCDALGAKLVVVINEIVSLGLLPAPSMADIVCGEAQSIGLAMGFGGPHLGFFACRTEYVRQMPGRLVGETVDADGKRAFVLTLNTREQHIRREKATSNICTNQGLCALAFTVHMGLLGEGGFKQLARINHERAGMLADALAKVPGVKVVNDTFFNEFVVELSKPSASVVDQLAAKGIIAGFALDGNRLLVAATEMTEASDIDAFCNALTEVLK; from the coding sequence ATGCGCTATCTTCCCCAGACACAAAATGCCCGTAAAGCCATACTGGACGCCATTGGCGTCGCCAGTGTGGACGATCTGTTCGTTGACGTTCCAGCGAAGGCGCGGATGAAGGGGACGATCGATTTGCCCCCGCATATGGGTGAGTTGGCGGTGGAGCGTGCGTTGTCCGCTTATGCGAACCAGAACCATGCGGCGGGCGCGGGGCCGTTCTTTCTGGGGGCCGGGTGTTATTACCACCATGTCCCGGCCAGCGTGGATTACATTATCCAGCGGTCGGAATTCCTGACCGCCTATACACCGTATCAGCCGGAAATTGCGCAGGGCACCCTGACCGCGATTTTCGAATTCCAGACCTTTATCGCGCAGCTGACCGGGCAGGATATCGCCAACGCGTCCATGTATGATGGCGCAACATCCTGTACCGAAGCCGCGTTGATGGCGATGCGCCTGACCGGACGGGGCCGCGTGATCGTGGGCAACGACCTGCATCCACATTATTGGGATGTGTTGAAATCCGGGGTGCGTGGGTGTGAACAAAAAACATTCAAAACCATCAAGGATGATGAAGCCGATGTGGCTTGTATCATCGTGCAGTGCCCGGATTTTCTGGGTCAACCGGTGCAATATGCCGAATGGCGCGCGTTGTGCGACGCTTTGGGCGCGAAGCTGGTTGTTGTGATCAATGAAATCGTCTCGCTGGGTCTGCTGCCTGCGCCGAGCATGGCGGATATTGTTTGCGGTGAAGCGCAATCGATTGGTCTGGCGATGGGGTTTGGCGGGCCGCATTTGGGATTCTTTGCCTGCCGCACCGAATATGTCCGGCAAATGCCGGGCCGTTTGGTCGGGGAAACGGTGGATGCGGATGGAAAACGCGCCTTCGTTTTGACCCTGAACACGCGGGAACAACATATCCGCCGGGAAAAGGCGACATCGAACATCTGCACGAACCAAGGACTGTGCGCGCTGGCGTTCACGGTTCATATGGGATTGTTGGGTGAGGGTGGGTTCAAGCAACTGGCCCGCATCAACCATGAACGTGCCGGAATGCTGGCCGATGCGCTGGCGAAAGTGCCGGGCGTGAAAGTGGTGAATGATACGTTCTTCAACGAATTCGTTGTTGAATTGTCCAAACCATCGGCAAGCGTCGTCGATCAATTGGCGGCCAAGGGCATTATTGCCGGGTTCGCGCTGGACGGGAACCGCTTGCTGGTTGCCGCAACGGAAATGACGGAAGCATCGGATATTGACGCGTTCTGCAACGCTTTGACCGAGGTGTTGAAATGA
- a CDS encoding cold-shock protein: protein MATGTVKWFNTTKGFGFIQPDQGGADVFVHISAVQQAGWSTLNEGQKVSYELVTSRGKTAAADLRDAA, encoded by the coding sequence ATGGCTACAGGTACCGTTAAATGGTTCAACACCACCAAAGGCTTCGGCTTCATTCAACCTGACCAAGGTGGCGCGGACGTTTTCGTTCACATCTCCGCTGTTCAACAGGCTGGCTGGTCCACCCTGAACGAAGGTCAAAAAGTAAGCTATGAGCTGGTGACAAGCCGCGGTAAAACCGCAGCCGCTGACCTGCGCGACGCAGCCTAA
- a CDS encoding NADPH-dependent FMN reductase, whose amino-acid sequence MTKIAIIVGSIRKDSSNLKLAKALEKLGGGRFSAVHVRIDDLPLFNQDLEGNVPAAVTRLKNEIEGADGVLFVTPEYNRSIPGVLKNAIDWASRPYGKNSFAGKPGAICGTSPGAIGTAVAQAHLRSVTAGFLDMAMMAQPELYLTFKDGLIDSDGNVSSPDTAKFLTGFVDRFLNHVGGAAKAKAA is encoded by the coding sequence ATGACCAAAATCGCAATTATCGTCGGCAGCATTCGTAAAGATTCGTCCAACCTGAAACTGGCCAAGGCCCTGGAAAAGCTGGGCGGCGGCCGTTTTAGCGCGGTTCACGTGCGGATTGATGATTTGCCGCTGTTTAACCAGGATCTGGAGGGCAATGTGCCGGCCGCGGTCACCCGCCTGAAAAACGAGATTGAGGGGGCGGATGGCGTGTTGTTTGTGACGCCGGAATATAACCGCTCCATCCCGGGTGTTCTGAAAAATGCAATTGACTGGGCGTCGCGCCCTTATGGCAAAAACTCGTTCGCGGGCAAGCCGGGGGCCATTTGTGGCACGTCACCGGGCGCAATCGGCACAGCGGTGGCACAAGCGCATTTGCGGTCCGTCACCGCCGGTTTTCTGGACATGGCCATGATGGCCCAGCCGGAGCTGTATCTGACCTTTAAAGACGGTCTGATCGACAGTGACGGGAACGTCAGCAGCCCGGACACGGCCAAATTCCTGACCGGGTTCGTGGACCGTTTCCTGAACCATGTCGGCGGTGCCGCCAAGGCGAAGGCAGCGTAA
- the gcvPB gene encoding aminomethyl-transferring glycine dehydrogenase subunit GcvPB: protein MSAERKIESQVSTMMAKELNGGSRGLHYEESLLWEKERSDHSGVDFPQVKNFKNRTGQTERGDIGLPQVSEPQVVRHFVRLSTLNYSIDSGFFPLGSCTMKHNPRLNERMARLPGFAHVHPLQPQQTIQGALRVMHDLQHWLATLTGLPGVCLSPAAGAHGELAGVMTIRRAHEQKGNAHKTVMLIPDSAHGTNPATAAMCGYTIRVIPTKETGRMSVEAFKEALGDGHDVAGMMVTNPNTCGLFEREIVEIADLLHKAGAYFYCDGANFNALVGRVRPADFGVDVMHINLHKTFSTPHGGGGPGSGPICVTNELAPYMPVPTVVKQGETYVLETEDMRPTTLGRLKGFHGQFGMHIRALAYMMSHGGDGLRQVSEDAVLNANYILSQLKDVYNVPFDGPCMHECLLTEKVQKEKGVSTLDIAKALVEYGFHPMTVYFPLVVQGAMLIEPTETESKDSLDRFIGVMRHIADMVETGQGDELHEYPRSTPRRRLDEVKAARFPKLRWTKE, encoded by the coding sequence ATGAGCGCCGAACGGAAAATTGAAAGTCAGGTAAGTACCATGATGGCAAAAGAATTGAACGGCGGATCGCGCGGATTGCATTACGAAGAAAGCCTGCTCTGGGAAAAAGAGCGGAGCGATCATTCCGGTGTTGATTTTCCGCAAGTGAAAAATTTCAAAAACCGCACGGGTCAAACCGAACGCGGTGATATTGGCCTGCCGCAAGTGTCCGAACCGCAAGTGGTGCGTCACTTCGTGCGCCTGTCCACGCTGAACTATTCAATCGACAGCGGGTTTTTCCCCCTGGGGTCTTGCACGATGAAGCATAACCCGCGCCTGAACGAACGTATGGCGCGTTTGCCCGGTTTTGCACATGTTCACCCGCTGCAACCGCAACAAACCATTCAGGGCGCGTTGCGTGTGATGCATGATTTGCAACATTGGTTGGCGACCTTGACCGGGTTGCCGGGCGTATGCCTGTCCCCGGCGGCCGGGGCGCATGGTGAATTGGCGGGGGTGATGACGATCCGCCGCGCGCATGAGCAAAAGGGCAACGCCCATAAAACCGTTATGTTGATCCCGGATTCCGCGCATGGCACCAACCCGGCAACGGCGGCCATGTGCGGATACACGATCCGCGTGATCCCGACCAAGGAAACTGGCCGGATGAGCGTTGAGGCGTTTAAGGAAGCCCTGGGCGATGGTCACGATGTGGCCGGCATGATGGTGACAAATCCGAACACATGCGGGTTGTTTGAACGTGAAATCGTTGAAATTGCCGATTTGCTGCACAAGGCCGGGGCGTATTTCTATTGCGATGGTGCAAACTTTAACGCGCTTGTCGGTCGTGTGCGCCCGGCGGATTTTGGCGTGGATGTCATGCACATCAATTTGCACAAAACATTTTCCACCCCGCATGGCGGCGGCGGCCCGGGTTCGGGACCGATTTGCGTGACCAATGAATTGGCCCCGTATATGCCGGTTCCCACGGTGGTGAAACAGGGCGAAACATACGTGCTGGAAACCGAAGACATGCGCCCGACCACATTGGGCCGTTTGAAGGGGTTCCATGGTCAGTTCGGTATGCATATCCGTGCATTGGCCTATATGATGTCGCACGGCGGCGATGGTTTGCGTCAGGTGTCGGAGGATGCCGTATTGAACGCGAACTATATCCTCAGCCAGTTGAAGGACGTTTATAACGTGCCGTTTGACGGGCCGTGTATGCATGAATGCCTGCTGACCGAAAAAGTACAGAAGGAAAAGGGCGTATCCACATTGGATATTGCCAAAGCCTTGGTCGAATACGGGTTCCACCCGATGACGGTGTATTTCCCGTTGGTGGTTCAGGGCGCGATGCTGATCGAACCGACCGAAACGGAAAGCAAGGACAGCCTGGATCGTTTTATTGGCGTTATGCGCCATATTGCCGACATGGTTGAAACCGGGCAGGGCGATGAGCTGCACGAATATCCGCGTAGCACGCCACGTCGTCGATTGGACGAGGTTAAAGCGGCCCGGTTCCCGAAATTGCGTTGGACCAAAGAATAA